CTTCTTCTCTTTTCGTTTCACTTTCTCGACACGTCGGAGGAGTGCTTGAATCCGCGCCACGAGTTCGCCGGGACTGAACGGCTTGGCGATGTAGTCGTCCGCCCCACGGCCGAGTCCTTCGATTTTATCTTCTTCGAGTGTTCGCGCCGTCAGCATGATAATGCCGACATTCTCATCTAAATCACGGATGGCCGCACATGCCTCAAAACCGTCCATCTCTGGCATCATCACATCCAATAACACGACATCGAACGGTTCACGATCAAACGCCGTGACCGCCTCGCGTCCGTTCGTCGCCTCAAAGACGTCGAATCCGGCCCGCTTTAAATTAACGATGATAAAGCTGCGAATCGCATGCTCATCTTCGGCTACTAATATTCGATTCATCATTCCACCTCTTCTGAAATTCACTACTTCTTAATAGTTACGTTTTTGCGACAAGGTTGTCAATTGACCTCAAATCGTATTAGGATGGAGTCATTAGATTCTGAAGGAGGACTCCTTACCATTATGAGTTACAAGATGATTGTTTTAGATATGGACGATACGCTCCTCACGAGCGATCACACGATTTCCGCCAAAACGAAAGCTGCCTTGCTGGATGTACAAGAACGCGGACATAAAGTCGTGCTCGCGAGCGGACGTCCGACGTACGCGATGTGGGACGCAGCTCGAGAGCTCGAGCTCGCCAAATACGGTAGCTATATTCTCTCATTTAACGGTGCCTCAATCATCAACTGTGAGACAAATGAAGAAATCTTCTCAAGTACATTGCTTCCAGAGACGGTCGCCCATCTCCATGATATCAGTGTCCGGGAAGAAATCGCGATTCATACGTACATCGGTAACGAAATCGTAACCGATCAACCGAACCCGTATACCGATATCGAAGGTGAATTGACAGGGATGCCGGTCATCCATGTCGACGACTTCAAAGAAGCGGTCACGACGCCTGTCGTCAAGTGTCTCATGCTCGGTGATGGCGACACGCTTGCCCCGATTGAAACGAAACTGCAAGTCGAACTCGAAGGCAAACTCGCCGTCGCCCGTTCGAAACCGTTCTTCCTCGAATTTACGGAAGCGGGTGTGACGAAAGGGACGAGCCTCGCCTTCTTGGCCGAGCACGTCGGCATCGAGCAAGCCCACGTCATCGCTTGCGGAGACGGGAACAACGACTTGACGATGATTGAATGGGCTGGGCTTGGGGTCGCAATGGGCAACGCCAACACGACGGTCAAAGGCAAAGCCGACTTCATCACGAAATCAAACAATGAAGACGGGATCGCGCACGTTATCGAAACGTTCATGGGAACTGTCCTCGTCGATCGATAAACGGACAACTCAGGTTGAATTCAAGGAGGAATTACGATGAATAAAGGATTGAAACGGGCGGGACTCGGACTCGTCGGCACGGCTGTCGCCGGTGCCGCCTATGTATTCTTGTCCCCGAAACCGACCTCACGCCTCGTCAAAACCTCATTTGCCGGCGGGAACGAAGTGGCCATTAAAGGGTTCGAGGAAGTCGTACAAAAAACGTCGGTCCGTAAAGACATCGACTACCATTCGGCTTACGAGAACGGAACGTTCGACTTGATTCGCTACGAAGGTGAGAAGCAGATCGTCCCAACCATCTTTTGGGTGCACGGCGGTTCATTCGTCGGTGGCGATAAGGCCGACGTCTTCAAGTATGCGACGTCGATCGCAAGCAACGGCTACAACGTCGTCAGCGTCAATTATGCGCTCGCTCCAGACGTCACGTACCCCGTCCCGCTCCAACAACTTGAAGAGGCATACACGTATATCGC
This sequence is a window from Exiguobacterium mexicanum. Protein-coding genes within it:
- a CDS encoding Cof-type HAD-IIB family hydrolase, with the protein product MSYKMIVLDMDDTLLTSDHTISAKTKAALLDVQERGHKVVLASGRPTYAMWDAARELELAKYGSYILSFNGASIINCETNEEIFSSTLLPETVAHLHDISVREEIAIHTYIGNEIVTDQPNPYTDIEGELTGMPVIHVDDFKEAVTTPVVKCLMLGDGDTLAPIETKLQVELEGKLAVARSKPFFLEFTEAGVTKGTSLAFLAEHVGIEQAHVIACGDGNNDLTMIEWAGLGVAMGNANTTVKGKADFITKSNNEDGIAHVIETFMGTVLVDR
- a CDS encoding response regulator transcription factor, producing MNRILVAEDEHAIRSFIIVNLKRAGFDVFEATNGREAVTAFDREPFDVVLLDVMMPEMDGFEACAAIRDLDENVGIIMLTARTLEEDKIEGLGRGADDYIAKPFSPGELVARIQALLRRVEKVKRKEKKRLKSGPFAIDLAAKQVTKYGQSIDLTPTEYDLICHLVQNEEVVLSRDALLDAVWGINYFGDRKTVDVNIRRLRQKIEDDPSHPAYIETLWGHGYKWRRHDG